The following coding sequences lie in one Eleginops maclovinus isolate JMC-PN-2008 ecotype Puerto Natales chromosome 21, JC_Emac_rtc_rv5, whole genome shotgun sequence genomic window:
- the mcmdc2 gene encoding minichromosome maintenance domain-containing protein 2 — protein sequence MSDILSLKESALVYLDRSGGLQKLEEDCRPFNDPQQMEAVYRFCISVNPSDVIEVDPELGDCVLQDPLTATALFQSVCFLAIKTLSLLNKIHTESQVNVVLKLTHLPPFPEYSLDLCSFPRGYGPMRPVFMEGLVIAITRVTKYTQGARFLCSDEECPCSAGFHHIRVHAPGATESATVRNDFICRICSSALKEDVKFRVLGDKQLVEMINVKTLDLLSAHQQSSLRYQSVTLFLRDELCNSMRIGRLYRVLGIPAHVHQWPNITWSVEANSVQPWEPEYPHKVSASFQQLLKVTSSSRWRFSAVLAHCFGLNVAPPGLYNTLKLALLLSLVQTRVDAKDTFHNLDLLAVTADTLILERLMTYSLKLASRGVRHQASGEMFASLSRDGHGSGTANIHAGSALLATGGVCMLGDLGCYKKDKLDAIQSVLESSTVSVFIPGKKYGEDADQQLSFPVLCSFWALADSSDASRWTLRADAVLGTVDLGPVPAQLADAFGLVMQCRDVGGEQTLHTLQQAVHPGKPLYPSCWDFTTQDYQELVNHAQGLRVELSPGAEKILHGYYMASRRVRTQSQGVKMSVTSIKLLVSLAEAHCKLCLRTRVQEEDAVIAVLLCENSVTLKHGASALIIPPDSVFPCNLGEVDNLQQRDDILEDLQQNILRFIYTYAPGAGSYITEE from the exons ATGAGTGACATTTTATCATTAAAAGAGTCAGCTCTGGTGTATTTAGACAGAAGTGGTGGActtcagaaactggaggaaGACTGCAGACCTTTTAACG ACCCCCAGCAGATGGAGGCGGTCTACAGGTTCTGCATCAGTGTGAACCCCTCTGATGTGATCGAGGTGGATCCTGAGCTGGGGGACTGTGTTCTGCAGGATCCACTCACAGCAACTGCACTGTTTCAGTCT GTTTGCTTCCTGGCCATAAAGACTCTTTCACTTCTCAATAAGATCCACACAGAGAGTCAG GTGAATGTGGTCCTCAAGTTGACCCACCTTCCTCCATTCCCCGAGTACTCATTGGACCTTTGTAGTTTTCCTCGGGGGTATGGGCCCATGAGGCCGGTCTTCATGGAGGGCCTGGTCATCGCCATAACGAGGGTCACCAAATACACCCAGGGGGCCCGGTTCCTCTGCAGCGATGAGGAATGCCCTTGCTCTGCAG GGTTTCACCACATCCGAGTCCATGCTCCCGGAGCCACAGAGTCCGCCACGGTGAGAAACGACTTCATCTGCAGGATCTGCAGCTCGGCACTGAAGGAGGATGTGAAGTTCAGAGTGCTGGGAG ATAAACAGCTGGTGGAGATGATCAACGTCAAAACGCTGGATCTTCTGAGCGCTCATCAGCAGAGCTCGCTCAGGTACCAGTCTGTCACCCTGTTCCTCAGAG atgAGCTGTGTAACTCAATGAGAATCGGTCGACTCTACAGGGTGTTGGGCATTCCTGCGCATGTGCACCAGTGGCCCAACATCACCTGGAGCGTGGAGGCCAACAGCGTGCAGCCCTGGGAGCCAGAGT ATCCACATAAAGTCAGTGCGAGCTTCCAGCAGCTGCTAAAGgtcacctcctcctctcgctgGAGGTTTTCTGCTGTGCTGGCTCACTGCTTCGGGCTGAACGTGGCTCCTCCGGGCCTCTACAACACCTTAAAGCTGGCTTTGTTGCTCAGCTTGGTGCAGACCAGAGTGGATGCAAAGGACACATTTCACAACCTGGATCTCCTCGCTGTCACCGCTGACACTCTGATACTGGAAAG ACTGATGACTTACAGCCTGAAGCTGGCGAGTCGCGGGGTGAGACACCAGGCGTCAGGGGAGATGTTTGCCTCTCTGTCTCGGGACGGACACGGATCCGGCACCGCCAACATCCACGCCGGCTCCGCCCTGCTCGCCACTGGTGGAGTTTGCATGCTGGGAGATCTGGGCTGCTATAAGAAGGACAAGCTGGACGCCATCCAGTCGG TTCTGGAAAGCAGCACGGTGTCGGTGTTCATCCCGGGGAAAAAGTACGGTGAGGATGCTGACCAGCAGCTCTCCTTCCCGGTGCTCTGCAGCTTCTGGGCCCTCGCTGACTCATCAGACGCCTCCAGATGGACCCTGAGGGCCGACGCTGTGCTGGGAACTGTG GACCTAGGTCCGGTTCCCGCTCAGCTGGCGGACGCCTTCGGTCTGGTGATGCAGTGTCGGGATGTGGGGGGGGAGCAGACCCTGCACACCCTGCAGCAGGCAGTGCATCCTGGGAAGCCCCTCTACCCCTCCTGCTGGGACTTCACTACTCAGGACTACCAGGAG CTGGTGAATCACGCTCAGGGTTTGAGAGTGGAGCTGAGCCCCGGAGCAGAGAAGATCCTCCATGGATACTACATGGCCAGCCGGAGAGTCCGCACACAGAGCCAGGGAGTCAAGATGTCTGTGACCTCCATCAAACTACT GGTCTCTCTGGCTGAGGCTCACTGTAAGCTCTGTCTCCGAACGCGAGTTCAGGAGGAAGACGCTGTGATCGCTGTGCTGCTCTGTGAGAACTCAGTTACCCTCAAACATG GAGCCTCAGCACTCATTATCCCCCCCGACTCGGTGTTTCCCTGCAACCTGGGAGAGGTGGAcaatctgcagcagagagacgACATCCTGGAGGACCTGCAGCAGAACATCCTGCGCTTCATCTACACCTACGCACCCGGAGCTGGATCCTACATCACCGAGGAGTAA
- the sgk3 gene encoding serine/threonine-protein kinase Sgk3 isoform X1: MEEQPGLPNVSIPCHDEQRDKKKRFTVYKVIVNVGQQEWFVFRRYAEFDKLYNTLRKQFPAMNLKIPAKRIFGDNFEPEFIKQRRAGLHEFIKRIVSHPQLCTQPDVRAFLLMDKRQHFSDASEDEDDRNNSTSRNINLGPSGNPHAKPTDFDFLKVIGKGSFGKVFLAKRKHDEKYYAVKVLQKKVILNRKEQKHIMAERNVLLKNVKHPFLVGLHYSFQTTDKLYFVLDFVNGGELFFHLQKERTFPEPRAKFYISEMASALGYLHSLNIVYRDLKPENILLDQEGHIILTDFGLCKEGISQTDTTTTFCGTPEYLAPEVLRKQPYDNTVDWWCLGSVLYEMLFGLPPFYSRDTHEMYDNILHKPLVMRPGASSSAWSLLQGLLEKEGLHRLGSRDDFNEIKAHDFFSSINWDDLEQKKIAPPFIPNVSSCCDISNFDPEFTDESVPNSICWSQDHSIVNASVMEADDAFVGFSYAPASDDSFL; encoded by the exons ATGGAGGAGCAGCCCGGCCTCCCCAACGTCAGCATTCCCTGCCACGATGAGCAGCGGGACAAGAAGAAGCGCTTCACG GTTTATAAGGTGATAGTGAACGTGGGGCAGCAGGAGTGGTTCGTGTTCAGACGCTACGCAGAGTTTGATAAACTCTACAACACA TTAAGGAAACAGTTTCCTGCCATGAACTTGAAAATTCCCGCCAAGAGGATATTTGGGGACAATTTTGAACCTG AGTTTATAAAGCAGAGACGAGCCGGGCTGCACGAGTTCATCAAGAGGATCGTTTCTCACCCTCAGCTCTGCACCCA GCCAGATGTGAGGGCCTTCCTGCTGATGGACAAGAGGCAGCACTTTTCTGACGCCTCTGAGGACGAAGACGACAGA AACAACTCTACCTCCAGAAACATTAACCTGGGACCCTCTGGAAATCCACA CGCCAAGCCCACAGACTTTGACTTTCTGAAAGTCATAGGGAAAGGGAGTTTTGGGAAG GTTTTCCTCGCCAAACGAAAACACGACGAGAAGTATTACGCGGTCAAGGTGTTACAGAAAAAGGTCATCCTCAACAGGAAAGAG CAAAAGCACATCATGGCGGAGCGCAACGTGCTGCTGAAGAACGTGAAGCATCCCTTCCTGGTGGGGCTCCACTACTCCTTCCAGACCACGGACAAACTCTACTTCGTGCTGGACTTTGTGAACGGAGGAGAA CTGTTCTTCCACCTCCAAAAGGAGCGGACCTTTCCGGAGCCCAGAGCAAAGTTCTACATCTCAGAGATGGCGAGTGCTCTCGGATACCTGCACTCCCTCAACATCGTGTACAG AGACTTGAAGCCAGAAAACATCCTCCTCGACCAAGAG ggacaCATCATCCTCACCGACTTCGGGTTGTGCAAGGAAGGCATCTCTCAGACggacaccaccaccaccttctGTGGGACGCCTGAG TATTTGGCTCCAGAGGTGCTGAGGAAGCAGCCGTATGATAACACGGTGGACTGGTGGTGTCTGGGCTCTGTGCTCTATGAGATGCTCTTCGGACTG CCCCCGTTCTACAGCAGAGACACTCACGAGATGTACGACAACATCCTGCACAAACCTCTGGTGATGCGTCCCGGTGCCTCCAGCTCCGCCTGGTCTCTGCTGCAGGGCCTGCTGGAGAAGGAGGGCCTGCACAGACTGGGCTCCAGAGACGACTTT AATGAAATTAAAGCACACGacttcttctcctccatcaACTGGGACGACCTGGAGCAGAAGAAGATCGCTCCACCATTTATACCCAATGTG AGTTCGTGCTGCGACATTTCAAACTTTGACCCTGAGTTTACGGACGAGTCGGTGCCGAACTCCATCTGCTGGTCTCAGGATCACTCCATCGTGAACGCCAGCGTGATGGAGGCGGACGACGCCTTCGTGGGCTTCTCCTATGCCCCGGCCTCCGACGACTCCTTCCTCTGA
- the sgk3 gene encoding serine/threonine-protein kinase Sgk3 isoform X2, with translation MQLRKQFPAMNLKIPAKRIFGDNFEPEFIKQRRAGLHEFIKRIVSHPQLCTQPDVRAFLLMDKRQHFSDASEDEDDRNNSTSRNINLGPSGNPHAKPTDFDFLKVIGKGSFGKVFLAKRKHDEKYYAVKVLQKKVILNRKEQKHIMAERNVLLKNVKHPFLVGLHYSFQTTDKLYFVLDFVNGGELFFHLQKERTFPEPRAKFYISEMASALGYLHSLNIVYRDLKPENILLDQEGHIILTDFGLCKEGISQTDTTTTFCGTPEYLAPEVLRKQPYDNTVDWWCLGSVLYEMLFGLPPFYSRDTHEMYDNILHKPLVMRPGASSSAWSLLQGLLEKEGLHRLGSRDDFNEIKAHDFFSSINWDDLEQKKIAPPFIPNVSSCCDISNFDPEFTDESVPNSICWSQDHSIVNASVMEADDAFVGFSYAPASDDSFL, from the exons atgCAGTTAAGGAAACAGTTTCCTGCCATGAACTTGAAAATTCCCGCCAAGAGGATATTTGGGGACAATTTTGAACCTG AGTTTATAAAGCAGAGACGAGCCGGGCTGCACGAGTTCATCAAGAGGATCGTTTCTCACCCTCAGCTCTGCACCCA GCCAGATGTGAGGGCCTTCCTGCTGATGGACAAGAGGCAGCACTTTTCTGACGCCTCTGAGGACGAAGACGACAGA AACAACTCTACCTCCAGAAACATTAACCTGGGACCCTCTGGAAATCCACA CGCCAAGCCCACAGACTTTGACTTTCTGAAAGTCATAGGGAAAGGGAGTTTTGGGAAG GTTTTCCTCGCCAAACGAAAACACGACGAGAAGTATTACGCGGTCAAGGTGTTACAGAAAAAGGTCATCCTCAACAGGAAAGAG CAAAAGCACATCATGGCGGAGCGCAACGTGCTGCTGAAGAACGTGAAGCATCCCTTCCTGGTGGGGCTCCACTACTCCTTCCAGACCACGGACAAACTCTACTTCGTGCTGGACTTTGTGAACGGAGGAGAA CTGTTCTTCCACCTCCAAAAGGAGCGGACCTTTCCGGAGCCCAGAGCAAAGTTCTACATCTCAGAGATGGCGAGTGCTCTCGGATACCTGCACTCCCTCAACATCGTGTACAG AGACTTGAAGCCAGAAAACATCCTCCTCGACCAAGAG ggacaCATCATCCTCACCGACTTCGGGTTGTGCAAGGAAGGCATCTCTCAGACggacaccaccaccaccttctGTGGGACGCCTGAG TATTTGGCTCCAGAGGTGCTGAGGAAGCAGCCGTATGATAACACGGTGGACTGGTGGTGTCTGGGCTCTGTGCTCTATGAGATGCTCTTCGGACTG CCCCCGTTCTACAGCAGAGACACTCACGAGATGTACGACAACATCCTGCACAAACCTCTGGTGATGCGTCCCGGTGCCTCCAGCTCCGCCTGGTCTCTGCTGCAGGGCCTGCTGGAGAAGGAGGGCCTGCACAGACTGGGCTCCAGAGACGACTTT AATGAAATTAAAGCACACGacttcttctcctccatcaACTGGGACGACCTGGAGCAGAAGAAGATCGCTCCACCATTTATACCCAATGTG AGTTCGTGCTGCGACATTTCAAACTTTGACCCTGAGTTTACGGACGAGTCGGTGCCGAACTCCATCTGCTGGTCTCAGGATCACTCCATCGTGAACGCCAGCGTGATGGAGGCGGACGACGCCTTCGTGGGCTTCTCCTATGCCCCGGCCTCCGACGACTCCTTCCTCTGA